CACGGCGATCCGCAGCAATGCCGCCAGTGCCAGGAACACGCCGACCAGCAGCGCCAGCAGCACGGCACTTCCGGCCAGCGCGCTGGCCTGTTGCGCGGCCAGCCCAGCCAGGGTGAGCGCGAAGATCGGCGTGATGGTGGAATCGGCACCGACCGTCAGCCGGCGGTTGCGGCCCAGCAGCACGAAGCCGAGCGTGGCGCCGACGAAGGCATAGAAACCAACCTGCGGCTCGAAGCCACCCAGCCGTGCCGTCGCCATCTGTTCGGGCAGGGTGATTGCCGCCAGGGTTATGCCGGCGATGGCATCGCGCGTAGCCTGCGCCGGTCGCCAGCCACGCAGGCCCTGCAAAGGGGCCAGCAGCGATCTGAGGCGGTTTGCTTCGTCCATGCCGGGCCCGGGCTGCGTGGGTGCGTTGCGTCCACTATCAGCGTGGGGAAGTGGAAATGGTGTCAGGGGTCGGATCCCTTTCGCAGAAAGGGATCCGACCCCAAGGGCGCCGACCAAGGTCGGCATCTACCAGAGCAAGCCCGTTCAGCGCGGTACGCAGTCTTCGCCGACCAGCGCGTGATGCACGCCGATGCCGGCGCGCACGCCCTCGGCGGTGGCCAGGGTGATGTTGCCGACCGTCGTCGCATCGCCTGCCGCATACACGTTCGGCACCGAGGTCTGCTTCATCGCGTCGACCTCGATCAGCACGCCCAACGGGCTCTCGGCCAGCGCGCAGCCCAGCTGCTGCACCAGCGGCGTGGCCATCGCCTGGGTGGCCGGCACGAACAGCGCACGCTGGGCGATACGGCGGCCATCGGCCAGCTCCACTTCCAGCCAGGTCGGCTGGTCACCCTGCACGCCCAACACCGGCGAGGTCTCGATCTGCACGCCGCGCTGCTGCATGGCCGCCCGTTCCTCATCGGTGATGTCCAGTCCCATGCTGAAGAACGTGACATTGCCCCAGTCGGCGAACAGCGGCGCCTTGCTGGCGGACATCGGATGGCCGCCGAGCAGGCCGATTGCACCGCCACCCACTTCGTAACCGTGGCAGTAAGGGCAGTGCAGCACGGTGCTGCCCCAGCGCTCGGCCAGCCCGGGCAGCTCCGGCAGCTGGTCGGCGATACCACTGGCCAGCAGCAGCTTGCGCGCGGCCAGCACCTGCCCATCGGCGGTACGCACTTCCACGCCCTCTGCGCTGGCGGTGGCCTGCACCGCCTCGGCCTGCACCCAGCGCACGCTGGGGTAATCCAGCAATTGCTGGCGCGCGGTCTTCAGCAGCTCGGCCCCGCTGATGCCATCCAGCCCCAGCACGCCGTGCGAATGGCTGGCAAAACGGTTGCGCGGCGAACCGGCGTCGATGACGGTAACCGGGCGGCGGGCACGGGCCAGGATCAGGCCCGCGGCAATGCCGGCATAGCTGCCGCCGACGATGAGCACATCAGGATTCATGGTGACCTTCCAGGGAACGGTGATGGGCGAGATGGCGGGCGAAGTCGGCGCCGAGCTGGTCCAGCGTGGTCGCCTGCAGCCGCGCTTCGAGCAGGCGCTGCGCCTCGCGTGCACCCTCGAGCAGGGCGCTGTTGACCAGCTGCTGGATCGGACAGCCGCCGCCGGAATCGCGGGCGCCGACGTGCACCAGCGGTGGTTCGCCGACGGCCAGATAGATGTCATGCAGGGTGATCGTTGCGGCATCGCGGGCCAGCTGGCTGCCCCCGCCATGACCGCGGGTGCTGCGCACCAGGCCGGCCTTGTGCAGCTGCGCCAGCAGGCGGCGGATTACCACCGGATGGGTGGGCAGGCACGATGCCAGCTGCTCGGAGGTGCGCGGGGCGGCCTGGCCGACCAGGTGCGCCATCACATGCAGGGCGTCGGAAAGCGGGTTCGCGGATTTCATGTAACAACAATAGTTACATTTAAATCCCCTGTCGAGGGTCCGCATTCGTTCCATCTGGACACATTTGTCCTATGAAATTATTTCTTCACATCACTAAACGAAACGCGAA
The sequence above is a segment of the Stenotrophomonas maltophilia genome. Coding sequences within it:
- a CDS encoding NAD(P)/FAD-dependent oxidoreductase, with translation MNPDVLIVGGSYAGIAAGLILARARRPVTVIDAGSPRNRFASHSHGVLGLDGISGAELLKTARQQLLDYPSVRWVQAEAVQATASAEGVEVRTADGQVLAARKLLLASGIADQLPELPGLAERWGSTVLHCPYCHGYEVGGGAIGLLGGHPMSASKAPLFADWGNVTFFSMGLDITDEERAAMQQRGVQIETSPVLGVQGDQPTWLEVELADGRRIAQRALFVPATQAMATPLVQQLGCALAESPLGVLIEVDAMKQTSVPNVYAAGDATTVGNITLATAEGVRAGIGVHHALVGEDCVPR
- a CDS encoding Rrf2 family transcriptional regulator, which translates into the protein MKSANPLSDALHVMAHLVGQAAPRTSEQLASCLPTHPVVIRRLLAQLHKAGLVRSTRGHGGGSQLARDAATITLHDIYLAVGEPPLVHVGARDSGGGCPIQQLVNSALLEGAREAQRLLEARLQATTLDQLGADFARHLAHHRSLEGHHES